The following proteins are encoded in a genomic region of Candidatus Dependentiae bacterium:
- the mutL gene encoding DNA mismatch repair endonuclease MutL: MNKIKILAPQEALKIAAGEVIERPSNIVKEVIENSIDAQSTQISLYIEDSGKKLIRILDNGCGMTVDDAKLCFINHATSKIDKLDDLLDIHSFGFRGEALASISTVSKVTLITKTIDSELGVKIEYSENKLLSEQNLSCATGTDLQINDLFYNIPVRKKFLKQDETEWNQILNTFNAFCLSNTNIHFKLYKDEKLIINAPAVEKLNDRVSQLFGHNFGQNLISLIEKDLKEIQITGLISNHNFWQYGKHKIFIFVNNRYIKDVEITKALVKGYSGVLPPMRFPAGFIFINVPADFVDINVHPKKEEVRFLKPNTVNNFLQNLVKESLDNNIKNLLGKTNSINNQTNFHESDITYATTENNIAKNNFYTQELSQEIAQDFASPFVALEETKIRSNILRPRELEFEPEQSTIYKIETIETRPEFKIIGQFLSTYIISENNDNLVLIDQHAAHERIIYDELAQNFENKSGIRLMFPEIINLNEQDIETIKVAIPFLNKQGIELELFGKNQIAIKSSPPKIQNQSLKELVFEILESIKEFSNLDEEAFRKKLNDKVHAQISCKAAVKAGDTLSFDQMENIVKKLSNTTNPLLCPHGRPTTWILNKSFVEKNFKRK; encoded by the coding sequence AATTTTAGATAACGGTTGCGGCATGACAGTTGATGATGCAAAGCTTTGTTTTATAAATCACGCTACAAGCAAAATTGATAAACTGGACGATTTACTTGATATACATTCTTTTGGCTTTAGGGGTGAAGCTTTAGCAAGCATTAGCACCGTAAGCAAAGTCACTTTAATTACAAAAACAATCGATAGCGAACTCGGCGTTAAAATTGAATACAGCGAAAATAAACTTTTATCTGAACAAAATTTATCATGTGCAACGGGAACCGATTTACAAATAAACGATCTGTTTTATAACATACCGGTTAGAAAAAAATTTTTAAAACAAGATGAAACCGAATGGAATCAGATATTAAATACGTTCAATGCATTTTGTTTAAGCAACACAAATATTCATTTTAAATTATATAAAGACGAAAAATTAATAATAAATGCACCTGCAGTTGAAAAACTTAATGATAGGGTTTCTCAGTTGTTTGGACACAATTTTGGCCAAAATTTAATAAGTTTAATTGAAAAAGATTTAAAAGAAATCCAAATTACAGGTCTAATTTCAAATCATAACTTTTGGCAATATGGTAAACATAAAATTTTTATTTTCGTTAACAACAGATACATAAAAGATGTAGAAATTACAAAAGCATTGGTGAAAGGTTATTCAGGTGTTTTGCCGCCAATGCGCTTTCCGGCCGGATTCATATTTATAAACGTTCCGGCTGATTTTGTAGATATAAACGTACATCCCAAAAAAGAAGAGGTCAGATTTTTAAAACCCAATACCGTAAATAATTTTTTACAAAATTTAGTAAAAGAAAGCTTAGACAATAATATAAAAAATTTGCTGGGAAAAACAAATTCAATAAATAACCAAACGAATTTTCACGAAAGTGATATAACTTACGCCACAACTGAAAATAATATTGCTAAAAATAATTTTTATACCCAAGAATTAAGCCAAGAAATTGCTCAAGATTTTGCTTCGCCATTTGTAGCACTTGAAGAAACTAAAATTAGATCAAATATATTGCGTCCAAGAGAGTTAGAATTTGAGCCGGAGCAATCTACCATTTATAAAATAGAAACCATTGAAACAAGACCCGAGTTTAAAATTATAGGACAATTTTTAAGCACATATATAATTTCAGAAAATAACGATAATTTAGTTTTGATAGATCAACACGCAGCTCATGAAAGAATTATCTATGATGAGTTGGCACAAAATTTTGAAAATAAATCGGGAATAAGATTAATGTTTCCGGAAATTATAAATTTGAATGAACAAGATATAGAAACTATAAAAGTTGCTATTCCATTTTTGAATAAACAAGGCATTGAGCTTGAGCTTTTTGGCAAAAATCAGATTGCCATAAAATCAAGTCCACCCAAAATTCAGAATCAATCATTAAAAGAGCTGGTTTTTGAGATTTTGGAAAGTATTAAAGAATTTTCAAATCTTGACGAAGAAGCTTTTCGTAAAAAGTTAAATGACAAAGTTCATGCACAAATTTCATGCAAAGCTGCAGTTAAAGCCGGAGATACTTTAAGCTTTGATCAAATGGAGAATATAGTTAAAAAATTATCAAATACAACCAACCCGTTACTTTGTCCTCATGGCAGACCAACTACTTGGATTTTAAATAAAAGTTTTGTTGAAAAGAATTTTAAAAGAAAATAA